One part of the Microtus ochrogaster isolate Prairie Vole_2 chromosome 18, MicOch1.0, whole genome shotgun sequence genome encodes these proteins:
- the Cabyr gene encoding calcium-binding tyrosine phosphorylation-regulated protein isoform X2: MISSKPRLVVPYGLKTLLEGVSRAILKTNPTNITQFAAVYFKELIVFREGNSSLDIKDLIKQFHQMKVEKWAEGVTLEKKECVKEPGRTPPVSCEPTRMEKSTDTEEDNVAGPLFSNKTTQFPSVHAELQPEETSEGVCGPSSKPATPKATTPPSSPPPAPVSAEYAYVPADPAQFAAQMLALATSEAGQPPPYSNMWTLYCLTDMNQQSRPSPPPALGPFPQATLYLPNPKDPQFLQNPPKVTSPTYVMMDDSKKTSAPPFILVGSNVQEAQDWKPLPGHTVVSQSDALKRYAAVQVPIAVPADQTFQRPAPIPQNASPTSGQDGPRPQSPVFLSVAFPVEDVAKKSSGSGDKRTPFGSYGIAGEITVTTAHVRRAES, translated from the exons ATGATTTCTTCAAAGCCCAGACTTGTTGTACCCTATGGCCTCAAGACTCTGCTTGAGGGAGTCAGCAGGGCCATTCTCAAAACCAACCCGACAAACATCACCCAGTTTGCAgcagtttattttaaagaactcaTTGTGTTTAGAGAAG ggaATTCATCTTTGGATATAAAAGATCTGATTAAACAGTTTCATCAGATGAAAG TAGAGAAATGGGCAGAAGGAGTGACACTGGAGAAGAAAGAATGTGTAAAAGAACCGGGAAGAACACCTCCAGTTTCCTGCGAACCTACACGAATGGAaaaatccacagacacagaggaggacAATGTAGCTGGACCACTGTTTAGTAACAAAACCACCCAGTTTCCATCAGTTCATGCTGAACTCCAGCCTGAGGAGACAAGTGAAGGAGTTTGTGGTCCTTCTTCCAAACCAGCCACACCGAAGGCCACCACCccaccatcctcaccacctccaGCACCCGTCTCTGCAGAGTATGCCTATGTGCCGGCTGACCCAGCTCAGTTTGCTGCCCAGATGTTAG cactAGCAACAAGCGAAGCAGGACAACCACCACCATATTCTAATATGTGGACACTTTATTGTCTAACTGATATGAATCAACAAAGTCGCCCATCACCGCCACCTGCACTTGGGCCTTTTCCCCAAGCAACCCTCTATTTACCTAATCCCAAGGATCCACAGTTTCTGCAGAATCCACCGAAAGTCACTTCTCCAACCTATGTGATGATGGATGACAGCAAGAAGACCAGTGCCCCACCTTTTATTTTAGTAGGCTCCAATGTCCAGGAAGCACAGGATTGGAAGCCTCTTCCTGGACACACTGTGGTGTCACAGTCAGATGCCTTGAAGAGATACGCTGCAGTGCAAGTGCCCATTGCTGTTCCTGCAGATCAGACATTCCAGAGACCTGCCCCCATCCCCCAGAATGCTAGTCCTACAAGTGGACAAGATGGCCCCAGACCGCAAAGCccagtctttctttctgttgctttcccAGTAGAAGATGTAGCTAAAAAGAGTTCAGGATCTGGTGACAAACGTACTCCCTTTGGAAGTTACGGTATTGCTGGCGAAATTACTGTGACTACTGCCCATGTCCGCAGAGCAGAATCTTAA
- the Cabyr gene encoding calcium-binding tyrosine phosphorylation-regulated protein isoform X1, producing the protein MISSKPRLVVPYGLKTLLEGVSRAILKTNPTNITQFAAVYFKELIVFREGNSSLDIKDLIKQFHQMKVEKWAEGVTLEKKECVKEPGRTPPVSCEPTRMEKSTDTEEDNVAGPLFSNKTTQFPSVHAELQPEETSEGVCGPSSKPATPKATTPPSSPPPAPVSAEYAYVPADPAQFAAQMLGNVPCTYSEVLMVDVATSTVDSLSAECGEEVVVSAPLVCSGEMLAVQVMSQTSAQAVVGPNSEAEPPKASSAPLQGEQEPPAYDEAPDTQVTSAVHVSSVYNGVPVNEGVVYVEQIPGYVVIPFTDQVACLKEIEQSPPVSPKPVETKTSSGMAKISVESRQIVQVENSQQQSSVHMEAEATVLLSDTALEGQPEVPAEPLDAEGFVKIASENSLHFEVEIVNIDPDNPGQEESGENAAPYSSGDPFPPAPGGFTEPEIQPDGEDAPEQV; encoded by the exons ATGATTTCTTCAAAGCCCAGACTTGTTGTACCCTATGGCCTCAAGACTCTGCTTGAGGGAGTCAGCAGGGCCATTCTCAAAACCAACCCGACAAACATCACCCAGTTTGCAgcagtttattttaaagaactcaTTGTGTTTAGAGAAG ggaATTCATCTTTGGATATAAAAGATCTGATTAAACAGTTTCATCAGATGAAAG TAGAGAAATGGGCAGAAGGAGTGACACTGGAGAAGAAAGAATGTGTAAAAGAACCGGGAAGAACACCTCCAGTTTCCTGCGAACCTACACGAATGGAaaaatccacagacacagaggaggacAATGTAGCTGGACCACTGTTTAGTAACAAAACCACCCAGTTTCCATCAGTTCATGCTGAACTCCAGCCTGAGGAGACAAGTGAAGGAGTTTGTGGTCCTTCTTCCAAACCAGCCACACCGAAGGCCACCACCccaccatcctcaccacctccaGCACCCGTCTCTGCAGAGTATGCCTATGTGCCGGCTGACCCAGCTCAGTTTGCTGCCCAGATGTTAGGTAATGTTCCATGTACATATTCTGAAGTTTTAATGGTGGACGTGGCAACGAGTACCGTGGACTCACTGAGTGCAGAGTGTGGTGAAGAAGTCGTGGTGTCTGCTCCTCTGGTGTGCTCTGGAGAGATGTTAGCAGTGCAGGTTATGAGCCAAACATCTGCTCAGGCAGTTGTGGGTCCTAATTCTGAGGCTGAACCACCAAAGGCTTCCTCAGCCCCCTTGCAGGGTGAACAAGAACCTCCTGCTTACGATGAAGCTCCTGACACTCAGGTTACATCAGCCGTTCATGTATCATCTGTATATAACGGTGTGCCTGTCAATGAAGGAGTTGTCTATGTTGAGCAGATACCGGGATACGTAGTTATCCCGTTTACTGACCAAGTTGCTTGTCTTAAAGAAATTGAGCAGTCACCACCAGTTAGTCCCAAACCTGTAGAAACCAAGACTTCCTCAGGCATGGCTAAGATATCTGTAGAGTCTCGGCAGATTGTCCAGGTGGAGAATTCCCAACAGCAGTCCTCAGTacacatggaggcagaagctACAGTTCTGCTCTCTGACACTGCTTTAGAGGGTCAGCCCGAGGTACCTGCAGAACCCCTGGATGCAGAGGGCTTTGTCAAAATAGCCTCTGAGAATTCTCTGCACTTTGAAGTGGAGATCGTTAACATAGACCCTGACAATCCTGGCCAGGAGGAGTCAGGGGAGAACGCCGCACCCTATTCATCCGGTGACCCTTTCCCTCCTGCGCCAGGAGGCTTTACTGAACCTGAAATCCAACCAGATGGGGAAGATGCACCTGAACAGGTTTGA